In Zunongwangia profunda SM-A87, the following proteins share a genomic window:
- a CDS encoding DUF4168 domain-containing protein has product MFKSKKIAGLLFVFTLIMGSAAMAQNPTMPQQQTVDIDVSDAELSKFAKAYQGLRMMNQQVNQKMMKTVQDGGLEVQRFNEIHQASQDPNKEVEATEEELKKHKAILAEIEGMQGDFQKKMETTIKDQGLTVERYQKLVAALQSDQELQTRLQKMMQQGQG; this is encoded by the coding sequence ATGTTTAAGTCAAAGAAAATTGCAGGTCTATTATTTGTTTTCACCCTTATTATGGGGTCCGCTGCAATGGCTCAAAACCCCACTATGCCACAGCAGCAAACAGTAGATATAGATGTAAGTGATGCTGAACTTTCTAAATTTGCCAAAGCATATCAGGGATTAAGAATGATGAACCAGCAGGTAAATCAAAAGATGATGAAGACCGTACAAGATGGCGGATTAGAAGTTCAACGATTTAATGAAATACATCAGGCTAGCCAGGATCCTAATAAAGAAGTAGAAGCTACTGAAGAAGAGCTTAAAAAGCATAAAGCTATTCTTGCTGAGATTGAAGGTATGCAAGGTGATTTTCAGAAAAAAATGGAAACTACAATTAAGGATCAGGGATTAACAGTAGAGCGTTATCAAAAATTAGTGGCGGCCTTACAATCTGACCAGGAATTACAAACTCGTTTGCAAAAAATGATGCAACAGGGTCAAGGATAA
- a CDS encoding sulfotransferase-like domain-containing protein: MTKQNIKRICLWSCPRNISTATMYSFAQRSDTKVFDEPLYGYYLKETSAATYHPGAKEIMDSMECDGEKVIDMMLNTSDKPVLFFKNMTHHLLHLDTSFLKEVTNVLLTRDPRDMIPSFHQVIKNPTMQDVGYLAHTQILKKLDHLKAKTIVLDATETLKDPEAKLKKLCDFIGIPFEKNMLNWQAGPIPEDGVWAEHWYSNVHNSNGFNKYQPKEKEIPNQLKPLLRDCIPHYEILKQRSI, translated from the coding sequence ATGACTAAGCAGAATATCAAAAGAATATGCCTTTGGTCCTGCCCTAGAAATATATCTACGGCTACCATGTATTCTTTTGCACAACGTAGCGACACCAAGGTTTTCGATGAACCCCTTTACGGCTATTACCTAAAAGAAACCAGTGCCGCAACCTATCATCCAGGAGCTAAAGAAATTATGGATAGTATGGAATGTGACGGAGAAAAAGTTATTGACATGATGCTAAATACTAGCGATAAACCCGTACTGTTTTTTAAAAATATGACTCATCATTTACTCCATCTGGATACTTCATTTTTAAAAGAAGTAACTAATGTTTTACTTACCCGCGATCCCAGAGATATGATTCCGTCTTTTCATCAGGTAATTAAAAATCCGACAATGCAGGATGTTGGGTATCTGGCGCATACCCAGATTCTAAAAAAATTAGATCATTTAAAAGCTAAAACCATTGTTTTGGATGCTACCGAAACTTTAAAAGATCCTGAAGCTAAACTTAAAAAGTTATGTGATTTTATAGGAATACCTTTTGAAAAAAATATGCTGAATTGGCAAGCTGGCCCAATTCCTGAAGATGGTGTTTGGGCAGAACACTGGTATAGTAATGTGCATAACTCAAACGGTTTTAATAAATATCAACCTAAAGAAAAAGAAATTCCAAATCAATTAAAACCACTTTTAAGAGATTGCATACCGCATTACGAAATTTTAAAGCAACGCTCCATTTAG
- a CDS encoding aminotransferase class IV has protein sequence MIHGTHNAIEDPKNANIQIMINDTLYDRKDAKISVFDSGYLVGDGIWEAFRLHKGSLAFADMHLNRLWSAAASVGMKFPFSKKELLEKVWRVIEANHMEDHVHVRVMITRGIKKTPSQDPRLTISGPNVVIIAEHKKASQHSKEKGITLFTSTIRRGSPDYLDPRLNCHSKLHEVQALIQAIEAGADEALMLDINGFVSTCNATNFFIIRDNAIWTSTGEYCMNGITRQNVIRVCKKHGIVCKQKNFSLFDVYSADEAFVTGTFGGLTPVTKIDGRIIGQGKYGDFTKKLSGLYEQLIEEECT, from the coding sequence ATGATCCACGGAACCCATAACGCCATAGAAGACCCCAAAAATGCGAACATACAAATTATGATTAATGATACATTGTATGACCGCAAGGATGCCAAAATCTCTGTTTTTGATAGTGGCTATTTAGTTGGCGACGGAATTTGGGAAGCTTTTAGATTGCATAAAGGAAGCCTGGCATTTGCAGATATGCATCTAAACCGCCTATGGAGTGCCGCTGCCAGCGTTGGAATGAAGTTTCCCTTTAGCAAAAAAGAATTACTGGAGAAAGTTTGGAGGGTGATAGAAGCTAACCACATGGAGGATCACGTTCATGTTAGGGTAATGATCACCCGTGGGATAAAAAAAACTCCTTCGCAAGATCCGCGATTAACCATTAGCGGACCAAATGTTGTGATTATTGCTGAGCATAAAAAAGCAAGCCAGCATAGCAAAGAAAAAGGAATTACATTATTTACCAGTACGATAAGACGCGGGAGCCCAGATTATTTAGATCCGCGGTTAAATTGCCATTCAAAATTACATGAAGTGCAAGCCTTGATACAAGCTATAGAAGCCGGAGCAGATGAAGCTTTAATGCTGGATATTAACGGTTTTGTTAGTACCTGCAATGCTACTAACTTCTTTATAATTCGCGATAATGCAATATGGACTTCTACCGGAGAATACTGTATGAATGGTATTACGCGACAAAATGTAATACGGGTATGTAAAAAACATGGAATTGTTTGCAAACAAAAAAACTTCTCTTTATTTGATGTTTATAGCGCCGATGAAGCTTTTGTGACCGGAACTTTTGGCGGATTAACACCGGTTACCAAAATCGATGGCCGAATTATTGGTCAAGGTAAATATGGTGATTTTACCAAAAAACTGAGTGGCCTTTACGAGCAATTAATCGAAGAAGAGTGTACATAA
- a CDS encoding pentapeptide repeat-containing protein, whose product MITGYYHEEEEFINIDFQETVFNKVEYEYCTFKNCNFNTVNLSAVSFLECEFLNCDFSNAILTNTQFNQVKFESCKLIGLQFDACNDFLLSFQFFQSTLDFSSFYKLKLKNTFFESCSLKEVDFSDSDFTASVFSNCDLQGAIFQNTVLQKCDFKSATNFNIHPTENQISKAIFASDNLNGLLQSFNIKIE is encoded by the coding sequence ATGATTACGGGGTATTACCATGAGGAAGAAGAATTTATTAATATTGATTTTCAAGAGACAGTTTTCAATAAAGTCGAATATGAATACTGCACCTTTAAAAACTGCAATTTTAATACTGTAAACTTATCGGCTGTTAGCTTTTTAGAATGCGAATTCTTAAACTGTGACTTTAGCAATGCAATCCTTACCAATACTCAATTTAATCAGGTAAAATTTGAAAGTTGTAAACTTATAGGCTTGCAGTTTGATGCTTGTAATGATTTTTTGCTTTCATTTCAGTTCTTCCAATCTACTTTAGATTTTTCTTCCTTTTACAAGCTTAAATTAAAAAATACTTTTTTTGAAAGTTGTTCTTTAAAAGAAGTGGATTTTAGTGACAGTGATTTTACAGCATCAGTCTTTAGTAATTGCGATTTACAGGGAGCAATTTTCCAAAATACCGTATTACAGAAATGCGATTTTAAGTCGGCTACTAACTTCAATATTCATCCCACAGAAAATCAAATCTCAAAAGCTATTTTTGCTTCGGATAATTTAAACGGACTCTTACAAAGTTTCAATATAAAGATTGAATAA
- a CDS encoding NUDIX domain-containing protein: MKKIEILKKKVLSKEWAVLNEYTYSFKRNDGTTQIQNREVYDKGDGAAIILYNKETNKIILTRQFRIPTYVNGNNDGYMIEACAGLLDGLTPEECVVKETEEETGYKIETPKRLFHSYMVAGAVTEIIYFFIAPYNESMKITKGGGLKEEGEEIEVLEFDFNEAYNMIFNGQIIDAKTIILLQHMKIERIME; encoded by the coding sequence TTGAAAAAAATAGAAATATTAAAAAAGAAAGTCCTTTCTAAAGAATGGGCTGTTTTAAACGAATATACCTATAGTTTTAAACGCAATGACGGGACCACCCAAATTCAAAATCGTGAAGTTTACGATAAAGGGGATGGAGCTGCCATCATCCTTTACAACAAAGAAACCAATAAGATTATTTTAACAAGACAATTTAGAATTCCTACCTATGTTAATGGCAATAATGACGGTTATATGATCGAAGCCTGTGCCGGCCTTTTAGACGGACTTACCCCTGAGGAGTGCGTAGTGAAAGAAACCGAAGAGGAAACAGGTTACAAAATTGAAACGCCTAAAAGATTGTTTCACTCTTATATGGTAGCTGGTGCGGTGACCGAGATTATTTATTTCTTTATAGCTCCATACAATGAGTCTATGAAGATAACCAAAGGGGGTGGATTAAAAGAGGAAGGTGAAGAAATAGAAGTTTTAGAATTCGATTTTAATGAAGCCTACAATATGATCTTTAACGGACAAATAATCGATGCCAAAACTATTATACTTTTACAGCATATGAAAATTGAAAGAATAATGGAATAA
- a CDS encoding VOC family protein has translation METQNKFGLKKDHDALLVANLEVSLQFYRDILGFKEIYNAGLGEKFKWIKAANDVQIHLIESEEKPEKNKGVHLAFNTPKLDDFIAFLRNNNVAFENSNGTTDTTNTRPDGVLQIYFQDPDGYWIEVNNSKLEDF, from the coding sequence ATGGAAACTCAAAATAAATTTGGTTTAAAAAAAGATCACGATGCCTTATTAGTGGCCAATCTGGAAGTTTCGCTGCAGTTTTATCGTGACATATTAGGATTTAAAGAAATTTATAATGCCGGATTGGGAGAAAAATTTAAATGGATAAAAGCGGCTAACGATGTACAGATTCATTTAATTGAAAGTGAAGAGAAACCCGAAAAAAATAAAGGTGTTCATTTGGCCTTTAACACCCCTAAATTAGATGATTTTATAGCGTTTCTGCGTAATAATAATGTGGCCTTTGAAAACAGTAATGGAACTACGGATACTACAAATACAAGACCTGATGGCGTATTGCAGATTTACTTTCAGGATCCGGATGGTTACTGGATTGAAGTAAATAACAGTAAGTTGGAAGATTTTTAA